A genome region from Aestuariivirga litoralis includes the following:
- a CDS encoding shikimate dehydrogenase, translating to MKKACVIGYPIAHSRSPLIHNYWLKQHGIEGLYEKREVKPEDLADFLTHLDAHGYAGCNVTIPHKEAAIPLVGKMDDIVRRTGSLNTIYLDSGIISATSSDGEGFYQNLVATVPGLDLKGQTAVILGAGGSARAIIERLLRTDLARVKILNRTEARAQELCNIFGTRVQWLAPDRFGIESASARLLVNTTSQGMKGQPALQLDLSALPASCIVADIVYVPLKTDLLKQAQARGLQTVGGLGMLLHQAVVGFEKWFGIRPQVTPELYDLVANDVDPEYHR from the coding sequence ATGAAGAAGGCCTGCGTCATAGGATATCCGATCGCCCATTCGCGCTCACCGCTGATCCATAATTATTGGCTGAAGCAGCACGGCATCGAAGGCCTCTATGAAAAGCGCGAGGTGAAGCCGGAAGACCTGGCCGACTTTCTGACCCATCTCGACGCCCATGGCTATGCCGGCTGCAACGTCACCATCCCGCATAAGGAAGCGGCGATCCCGCTGGTGGGCAAAATGGATGATATCGTGCGCCGCACCGGCTCGCTCAACACCATTTATCTTGACAGTGGAATCATTTCGGCCACGTCATCAGATGGCGAGGGCTTCTATCAGAATTTGGTTGCCACAGTTCCGGGCCTAGATCTCAAGGGCCAGACCGCCGTTATTCTCGGCGCCGGCGGGTCCGCTCGCGCCATTATCGAGCGTTTGCTGCGCACCGATCTTGCCAGAGTCAAGATTCTCAACCGCACCGAGGCCCGCGCACAGGAACTTTGCAACATTTTTGGCACGCGCGTTCAATGGCTTGCGCCAGACCGTTTCGGAATCGAATCGGCATCCGCCCGCTTGCTGGTCAACACCACATCGCAAGGCATGAAAGGCCAGCCCGCCTTGCAGCTCGATCTCTCTGCGCTGCCCGCCAGCTGCATCGTGGCCGACATTGTCTATGTACCCCTGAAAACCGATCTCCTGAAACAGGCCCAAGCCCGTGGCCTGCAAACTGTTGGCGGGCTGGGCATGTTGCTGCATCAGGCCGTGGTCGGCTTCGAGAAATGGTTCGGCATCCGGCCCCAGGTCACGCCGGAGCTTTATGATCTCGTGGCCAATGATGTTGATCCGGAATATCACCGATGA
- a CDS encoding Maf family protein produces MPDFKLILASTSATRVKILRGAGLVFEAQPAKVNEKGLHAIHAHLHPDDLPIELARAKSLSLSTTHPDAMIIGSDQVLNFHGKPLHKAKTIAEARDKLKALRGHTHALYSAVACAQGGKIVFSDCQSVSLTMRNFSDAFLEDYLIKAQDAAMNSAGCYHYEGLGAQLFEKVEGDYYAILGLPLLPLLAFLRQSDIVPS; encoded by the coding sequence ATGCCAGATTTCAAACTCATTCTCGCTTCGACAAGTGCCACGCGAGTGAAAATCCTGCGCGGCGCCGGCCTGGTTTTTGAGGCGCAGCCTGCGAAAGTGAATGAAAAAGGCCTGCATGCCATCCATGCCCATTTGCATCCGGATGATCTGCCCATCGAGCTGGCCAGAGCCAAGTCGCTTTCGTTGAGCACTACTCATCCTGACGCGATGATCATTGGATCCGATCAGGTCCTGAATTTCCACGGCAAGCCTTTGCACAAGGCCAAGACCATCGCTGAAGCGCGGGACAAATTGAAAGCCCTACGCGGTCATACGCACGCGCTTTATTCCGCGGTGGCCTGCGCGCAGGGCGGCAAGATAGTTTTTTCGGATTGCCAGAGCGTCAGCCTCACCATGCGAAATTTCAGTGATGCGTTTCTGGAGGACTATCTGATCAAGGCGCAAGACGCCGCGATGAATTCCGCCGGCTGCTATCACTATGAAGGCCTGGGTGCGCAGCTGTTTGAGAAAGTGGAGGGTGACTACTACGCCATCCTTGGCCTGCCACTGCTGCCGCTCCTCGCCTTCCTGCGGCAAAGCGATATAGTGCCCTCATGA
- a CDS encoding Tim44/TimA family putative adaptor protein — protein sequence MAFLSDPITIIFFAIFAFAGFRLYQVLGHRSTPEKPQPPSTIKTAPLPGDLELKANEPAPRKIWEGFAPQDSTLAKTLIAMGEADHSFDTSDFIRGARSAHERIMESFAKGDVKTLSLLLTQKTFAAFEKEISRRASQGEVAAFKFVGIKESKLVEAALNGNMAQLRVHFVTELISAVKDVKGRIISGDDKRIAEVKEFWTFERDLKGSEAGWRLAETHDED from the coding sequence ATGGCTTTCCTCTCTGATCCGATCACCATCATCTTTTTCGCAATTTTCGCCTTTGCCGGTTTCCGGCTGTATCAGGTGCTGGGGCACCGCTCCACGCCGGAAAAGCCGCAACCTCCCAGCACCATCAAGACCGCGCCGCTGCCAGGCGATCTGGAACTCAAGGCCAACGAACCAGCTCCCCGCAAAATCTGGGAAGGTTTCGCGCCACAGGATTCAACCCTGGCCAAAACCCTGATCGCCATGGGCGAGGCTGATCATAGTTTCGACACCAGCGACTTCATCAGGGGTGCAAGATCCGCCCATGAACGGATCATGGAATCCTTCGCCAAGGGTGATGTGAAGACCCTGAGCCTTCTGCTCACGCAGAAAACCTTCGCTGCTTTCGAGAAGGAAATTTCGCGCCGCGCCTCGCAAGGCGAAGTGGCGGCCTTCAAATTTGTCGGCATCAAGGAATCGAAATTGGTGGAAGCCGCGCTCAATGGCAACATGGCCCAACTGCGCGTGCATTTCGTCACTGAGCTGATTTCCGCCGTCAAGGACGTGAAGGGCCGGATCATCAGCGGTGATGACAAGCGCATCGCCGAGGTCAAAGAGTTCTGGACCTTTGAGCGTGACCTCAAGGGCAGCGAGGCCGGCTGGAGGCTGGCAGAAACCCATGACGAGGACTGA
- the coaE gene encoding dephospho-CoA kinase (Dephospho-CoA kinase (CoaE) performs the final step in coenzyme A biosynthesis.), whose protein sequence is MMRIGLTGSIAMGKSEAARYFASRGIPVFDADAEVHRLYDSAEGATLLRPYLPEATAENRVDRKIVTEMIMKDKDLLKKLEQIVHAEIRQRRSAFVAKAEAEGNKAVILDIPLLFETGGEKDVDASIVISSPAHVQEQRALARPGMTKERLAMILARQMPDAEKRKRATYVIENDSTVEHLHKSLAALLMKMRFSAHA, encoded by the coding sequence ATGATGCGCATTGGCCTCACGGGTTCCATCGCCATGGGCAAGTCAGAAGCGGCCCGCTACTTTGCCAGCCGTGGCATTCCCGTCTTCGATGCCGATGCTGAAGTGCACAGGCTCTATGATAGTGCTGAAGGTGCCACCCTGCTGCGGCCCTACCTGCCTGAAGCCACCGCGGAAAACCGGGTGGACCGCAAGATCGTCACCGAAATGATCATGAAGGACAAGGATCTCCTCAAGAAACTCGAGCAGATCGTCCATGCCGAAATCCGCCAGCGCCGCAGCGCCTTCGTCGCCAAGGCCGAAGCTGAGGGAAACAAGGCGGTCATACTCGATATTCCGCTGCTGTTCGAAACCGGAGGCGAGAAAGACGTGGATGCATCGATCGTGATTTCATCACCTGCGCATGTGCAGGAGCAGCGCGCGCTGGCCAGACCCGGTATGACCAAGGAGCGCCTGGCCATGATCCTCGCGCGACAGATGCCGGATGCTGAAAAACGCAAGCGCGCCACCTATGTAATCGAGAATGACAGCACTGTTGAACACCTGCACAAATCACTTGCGGCTTTGCTGATGAAAATGAGATTCTCGGCGCATGCGTGA
- the rho gene encoding transcription termination factor Rho — protein sequence MNDIPELKEMKLSELKSKTPAELLVIAEQLEVEAASTLRKQELMFAILKAYANRNVEIIGEGVIEVLLDGFGFLRSADANYLAGPDDIYVAPQQIRKYSLRTGDTVEGPIRGPKDGERYFALTKANTVNFEDPDKARHKVNFDNLTPLYPDQRLEMEIADPTRKDASARVIDIVAPIGKGQRGLIVAPPRTGKTVLLQNIAHSITTNHPECYLIVLLIDERPEEVTDMQRSVKGEVISSTFDEPATRHVAVAEMVIEKAKRLVEHGRDVVILLDSITRLGRAYNTVVPSSGKVLTGGVDANALQRPKRFFGAARNIENGGSLTIIATALIDTGSRMDEVIFEEFKGTGNSEIILDRKVADKRVFPALDILRSGTRKEELLVKADTLKKTYVLRRILNPMGTVDAVEFLLDKMRQTKTNSDFFDSMNA from the coding sequence ATGAACGATATTCCTGAACTCAAGGAGATGAAACTCTCCGAACTCAAAAGCAAAACGCCCGCCGAACTGTTGGTCATCGCCGAACAGCTCGAAGTCGAGGCGGCCAGCACGCTGCGCAAGCAGGAGCTGATGTTTGCCATTCTCAAAGCCTATGCCAACCGCAATGTCGAAATCATTGGCGAAGGTGTCATCGAAGTGCTGCTCGATGGCTTCGGCTTCCTGCGCTCGGCTGATGCCAATTACCTCGCGGGCCCTGACGATATCTATGTGGCACCCCAGCAGATCCGCAAATATTCGCTGCGCACCGGCGACACGGTGGAAGGCCCGATCCGCGGCCCCAAGGATGGCGAGCGCTATTTCGCCCTGACGAAAGCCAACACCGTCAATTTCGAAGACCCCGACAAGGCGCGCCACAAGGTCAATTTCGACAATCTGACGCCGCTCTATCCGGACCAGCGGCTGGAAATGGAAATCGCCGACCCGACGCGCAAGGATGCTTCGGCGCGGGTGATCGACATTGTGGCACCGATCGGCAAGGGCCAGCGTGGCCTGATCGTGGCCCCGCCGCGCACCGGCAAGACCGTGCTGCTGCAGAACATTGCGCATTCGATCACCACCAACCATCCGGAATGCTATCTGATCGTGCTGCTCATCGACGAGCGCCCGGAAGAAGTGACCGACATGCAGCGCTCGGTGAAGGGCGAAGTGATTTCTTCGACCTTCGATGAACCGGCAACCCGCCACGTCGCCGTGGCTGAAATGGTGATCGAAAAGGCCAAGCGCCTGGTCGAACATGGCCGTGATGTGGTGATCCTGCTGGATTCGATCACGCGTTTGGGCCGCGCCTACAACACTGTGGTGCCGTCTTCCGGCAAGGTGCTGACCGGCGGTGTGGATGCCAATGCGCTGCAGCGCCCCAAGCGTTTCTTCGGTGCTGCGCGTAACATTGAAAATGGCGGCTCGCTGACCATCATCGCGACCGCGCTGATCGATACCGGCAGCCGCATGGACGAAGTGATCTTCGAAGAATTCAAAGGCACAGGCAATTCTGAAATCATCCTCGACCGCAAGGTGGCGGACAAGCGGGTGTTCCCGGCGCTTGATATCCTGCGCTCTGGCACCCGCAAGGAAGAATTGCTGGTCAAGGCCGATACGCTCAAGAAGACTTACGTTCTGCGCCGCATTCTCAACCCGATGGGCACTGTCGATGCCGTCGAGTTCCTGCTCGACAAGATGCGCCAGACCAAGACCAACAGCGACTTCTTCGACAGCATGAATGCCTGA
- a CDS encoding helix-turn-helix domain-containing protein → MTPFGAKLRKLREERGLTQAQMAEDIGVSPAYLSALEHGKRGRPSWHLIQSLIAHLGVIWDEAEELVRLARVSHPKVTIDTSGLSPAATELANELAMKISKLDEESLVRLLHQLKPKQPI, encoded by the coding sequence ATGACGCCCTTTGGTGCCAAATTGCGCAAACTGCGCGAGGAACGGGGCTTGACCCAAGCGCAGATGGCCGAGGATATCGGCGTGTCTCCTGCCTATCTTTCAGCGCTGGAGCATGGCAAGCGCGGGCGCCCCAGCTGGCACCTGATCCAATCGCTGATTGCGCATTTAGGTGTGATTTGGGACGAGGCCGAAGAACTGGTGCGCCTGGCCCGCGTCTCCCATCCCAAAGTGACGATTGATACCAGCGGGCTTTCACCTGCGGCCACCGAATTGGCCAATGAGCTGGCGATGAAGATCAGCAAGCTGGACGAGGAAAGCCTGGTTCGCCTTCTGCACCAATTGAAACCGAAACAGCCTATATAA
- the hemE gene encoding uroporphyrinogen decarboxylase, which translates to MKPILDVLNAVKPSRRPMWIMRQAGRYLPEYREVRAQAGSFLKLCYDPKLACEVTLQPLRRFDFDAAILFSDILVVPHAMGLGLDFKEGEGPQLETVESLSDVELLSDGLDSDHFERVWETVGLVKASLTPQVALIGFCGAPWTVASYMIEGGSSKREKALSVARQNPEWFQVLIQRLVETSITYLLGQIKAGAETIQIFDSWAGDVPEGSLQRVVIDPISAIIKGVRAVYPGFPVIVFARGVGAAHGLIAQATGANAVGLEENVSAAGVLKTLPAHVAVQGNLSNQLLLGDEAAMVDATRRILESVPAEQHIFNLGHGIMQQTPVSAVERLVKAVRDFG; encoded by the coding sequence TTGAAACCCATTCTGGACGTTCTCAACGCGGTGAAGCCGTCTCGCCGACCGATGTGGATCATGCGTCAGGCCGGGCGCTACCTGCCGGAATACCGTGAGGTGAGAGCGCAGGCCGGTTCTTTTCTCAAGCTGTGCTATGATCCGAAGCTCGCTTGTGAAGTCACACTTCAACCCTTACGCCGTTTTGATTTTGATGCGGCCATACTCTTTTCTGATATCCTTGTTGTTCCTCATGCGATGGGACTGGGTCTCGATTTCAAGGAAGGCGAAGGCCCGCAGCTGGAAACGGTTGAGAGCCTGAGTGACGTTGAATTGCTCAGTGACGGTCTTGATAGCGATCACTTTGAACGTGTCTGGGAGACGGTTGGGCTGGTGAAGGCCAGCTTGACCCCACAAGTGGCCCTGATCGGCTTCTGCGGGGCGCCCTGGACCGTGGCGAGCTATATGATCGAGGGTGGCAGCTCGAAGCGCGAGAAGGCGCTGAGCGTGGCCCGGCAGAACCCAGAATGGTTCCAGGTTTTGATCCAGCGGCTGGTCGAAACGTCGATCACCTATCTGCTGGGGCAGATCAAGGCCGGCGCCGAGACCATCCAGATTTTCGACAGCTGGGCTGGCGATGTTCCGGAAGGCAGCTTGCAACGGGTGGTGATCGATCCCATCTCTGCCATCATCAAGGGCGTTCGCGCGGTGTATCCTGGATTTCCTGTGATCGTTTTCGCGCGCGGCGTGGGTGCTGCTCACGGGTTGATTGCGCAAGCCACGGGTGCCAATGCGGTCGGCCTTGAAGAAAATGTTTCGGCTGCTGGTGTTTTGAAAACGCTGCCCGCACATGTTGCCGTGCAGGGCAATCTCTCCAATCAATTGCTGCTCGGCGATGAGGCCGCGATGGTTGATGCCACGCGGCGCATTCTGGAGAGCGTTCCGGCCGAGCAGCACATTTTCAATCTGGGCCATGGCATCATGCAGCAGACACCGGTTTCCGCGGTCGAACGCCTGGTCAAGGCCGTCAGGGATTTCGGCTGA
- the mltA gene encoding murein transglycosylase A, with amino-acid sequence MTRTEALKPISFDQMTGWAADDHAAALRAFQLSAQEIQEAGSGFRRASSFGGERQDWLPICAAALHAGNARNFFETWFLPLKVHDTARPAGLFTGYYEPELRGSMTLSKDYPVPVYERPPELVAFTDAEARATHLSYGRHVNGKAVPFFSRHDIENGALAGRGLELLYVSSWVDAFFLHVQGSGRVILPDGKVVRLSYAAKNGRGYTGIGSLLLKRGIGTPETMSMQFLRAWMLQHPEQALELLWSNDSFVFFRETQVSDPALGAIGAAKVNLTPLRSLAVDRTIWAFGTPLFVDTHEPPEAEQGAAPFRHLMIAQDTGTAIRGTIRGDVYWGWGANAERNAGHMKSPGGMVALLPKALARRWAP; translated from the coding sequence ATGACGAGGACTGAGGCTCTCAAGCCCATTTCCTTTGACCAGATGACGGGCTGGGCCGCTGACGATCATGCGGCGGCTTTGCGAGCATTCCAGCTTTCGGCGCAAGAAATTCAGGAAGCGGGTTCCGGATTCCGCCGCGCTTCCAGCTTTGGCGGCGAGAGACAAGATTGGTTGCCAATCTGCGCTGCAGCTCTTCACGCCGGAAATGCCAGGAACTTTTTTGAAACCTGGTTCCTGCCGTTGAAGGTTCACGACACGGCGCGCCCCGCTGGCCTGTTCACTGGTTATTACGAGCCAGAACTGCGCGGCAGCATGACGCTGAGCAAGGACTATCCCGTTCCCGTCTATGAGCGGCCACCGGAACTGGTGGCCTTCACTGATGCAGAGGCGCGCGCCACGCATCTGTCCTATGGACGCCATGTGAATGGCAAGGCAGTGCCGTTTTTCTCGCGTCATGACATCGAGAATGGGGCCTTGGCCGGAAGGGGCCTGGAGCTTCTCTATGTCTCCAGCTGGGTTGATGCCTTTTTCCTGCATGTGCAGGGCAGTGGCCGGGTGATCCTGCCTGATGGCAAAGTGGTCAGGTTGTCCTATGCCGCCAAGAACGGCCGTGGCTATACTGGCATTGGCAGTCTTCTCTTGAAGCGCGGCATCGGCACGCCGGAAACCATGTCGATGCAATTCCTGCGCGCTTGGATGCTGCAGCATCCCGAACAAGCGCTGGAGCTTCTCTGGTCCAATGACAGCTTCGTTTTCTTCCGCGAAACGCAGGTCAGCGATCCGGCGCTGGGTGCGATTGGAGCCGCGAAAGTAAACCTCACGCCATTGCGCAGCCTGGCGGTGGATCGCACCATCTGGGCTTTCGGCACGCCACTGTTTGTGGACACGCATGAACCGCCGGAAGCTGAACAGGGTGCCGCCCCCTTCCGCCATCTGATGATCGCGCAGGATACCGGCACCGCCATTCGCGGCACTATAAGGGGCGATGTCTATTGGGGCTGGGGCGCCAATGCTGAACGCAATGCCGGCCATATGAAATCACCCGGTGGCATGGTCGCACTTCTGCCCAAGGCTCTGGCGCGGAGATGGGCGCCATGA
- the secB gene encoding protein-export chaperone SecB — translation MARVSKIAPRKAVSKSEAKSSNGGKPAQIPAAAAPAPLTAPEPAPGAQPAMRILAQYVKDLSFENPNAPATLQPQSKQPDINISVNVNARNLAPTDFEVELHIDAKATVDGKVFFAAEVLYCGVFRMENFPANILHPAVLIECPRMLFPFARQVISDATRNGGFPPLMIDPIDFASMYQKRIQAQGTVGQA, via the coding sequence ATGGCAAGAGTCTCCAAGATCGCCCCGCGCAAGGCTGTGTCCAAATCTGAAGCCAAATCCAGCAATGGCGGCAAACCTGCGCAAATTCCGGCTGCCGCAGCGCCGGCACCTCTGACAGCGCCTGAACCCGCACCCGGTGCCCAGCCTGCGATGCGCATCCTTGCGCAATATGTCAAAGACCTGAGCTTTGAGAACCCGAATGCGCCGGCCACCTTGCAGCCGCAATCCAAGCAGCCAGACATCAACATTTCCGTCAATGTGAATGCCCGCAACCTGGCGCCCACCGATTTCGAGGTGGAGCTGCATATCGACGCCAAGGCCACTGTCGATGGCAAAGTGTTTTTTGCCGCTGAAGTTCTGTATTGCGGCGTGTTCCGCATGGAAAATTTTCCCGCCAACATCCTGCATCCGGCCGTGCTGATCGAATGCCCCCGCATGCTGTTCCCGTTTGCACGCCAGGTGATTTCCGATGCTACGCGCAATGGCGGCTTCCCACCGCTAATGATCGATCCGATCGATTTCGCCAGCATGTATCAGAAGCGCATCCAGGCGCAGGGCACCGTCGGGCAGGCTTAA
- a CDS encoding Smr/MutS family protein produces the protein MTRKKFELPDQNLWDEVKSSITPIKRTRRGKVAKEEKPPAPKPLATRALEVPSHKPRARNEAPALSSFDRRTAQKLGRGQMEPEARIDLHGENLENARFGLLHFLASRRMQGLRMVLVITGKGASPFARHTLHGLTHFNTPEREGKLRRELPRWLEEAQFRIHVVGFQPAHPRHGGGGAFYVRLRKHNGEFE, from the coding sequence ATGACCCGCAAGAAATTCGAACTGCCCGATCAGAATCTGTGGGACGAGGTGAAATCTTCCATCACCCCGATCAAACGCACACGGCGCGGAAAGGTGGCAAAGGAAGAAAAGCCACCTGCACCCAAACCACTGGCCACGCGCGCGTTGGAAGTACCCTCGCACAAGCCCCGCGCCCGCAATGAAGCGCCGGCCCTTTCCAGTTTTGACCGGCGCACCGCGCAGAAACTGGGCCGTGGCCAGATGGAGCCTGAGGCGCGCATCGATCTTCATGGCGAGAATCTGGAAAATGCCCGCTTCGGCTTGCTGCATTTTCTCGCCTCGCGGCGCATGCAGGGCCTGCGCATGGTGCTGGTGATCACCGGCAAGGGCGCATCGCCCTTCGCGCGCCACACGTTGCATGGCCTCACCCATTTCAATACGCCCGAACGTGAAGGCAAATTGCGCCGCGAATTGCCGCGCTGGCTGGAAGAGGCACAGTTCCGCATCCATGTGGTGGGCTTCCAGCCGGCCCATCCGCGCCACGGTGGTGGCGGCGCCTTTTACGTGCGCCTGCGCAAACACAATGGCGAATTCGAATGA
- the hemJ gene encoding protoporphyrinogen oxidase HemJ, whose product MLYLWLKVIHIVAVIAWMAALFYMPRLFVYHTDAKSGSEMDETFKVMERRLMKAIMRPAALVALIAGAATVHLAGFAWSSPWLSFKLLGVFGVFAYHGVLERYVASFARGERLKPQRFFRILNEVPTVLLIWIVIFVVVKPFS is encoded by the coding sequence ATGCTGTATCTTTGGCTGAAAGTCATTCACATCGTGGCCGTCATCGCCTGGATGGCTGCGCTGTTTTATATGCCGCGCCTGTTTGTCTATCACACGGACGCCAAGTCGGGCTCCGAGATGGATGAAACCTTCAAGGTGATGGAGCGGCGCTTGATGAAGGCGATCATGCGGCCTGCCGCTTTGGTGGCCTTGATCGCGGGTGCCGCCACAGTTCACTTGGCAGGTTTTGCCTGGTCGTCGCCCTGGCTGTCTTTCAAGCTGCTCGGCGTGTTTGGCGTCTTTGCCTATCATGGCGTGCTGGAACGCTATGTGGCGTCCTTCGCGCGCGGTGAGCGCCTGAAGCCGCAGCGCTTCTTTCGAATCCTGAACGAAGTGCCGACAGTTCTGCTGATCTGGATCGTCATCTTCGTGGTGGTTAAGCCCTTTTCATAA
- the mnmE gene encoding tRNA uridine-5-carboxymethylaminomethyl(34) synthesis GTPase MnmE, protein MSTGISSDTIFALSSGQGKAGIAVIRISGPRAGAVLEEMAVRLPQPRVASVRKLKARDGQVIDEAMVLWFSGPASATGEDMAELHVHGAPAIIEFIFSELSNVYGLRLADRGEFSRRAFHNDKLDLVEIEGLADLLAATGEAQRRLAMRQFLGEASGAYEGWRRQVIEALALHEAAIDFVEEDDVADRARDLAQPVIKRLVAELEAALSTFSQNAALRSGLKVVIAGAPNVGKSSFLNALARREAAIVSDIAGTTRDIVEAQVMFEGLPLTLTDTAGFRSATDDMIEKMGIERAAAAVSDADILIWVSATDITDSSDSPRTPDIRILNKADLPSIHTRNDAALPVSTRTGAGLDELRLALSSEIKKRMANVEHAVVVRQRHAGAVSDSIRLLNKVLDEPSRPHELIAEDLRKAARALGSITGHVDVEDLLGKIFSEFCIGK, encoded by the coding sequence ATGAGCACTGGGATCAGCTCTGATACAATCTTTGCCCTGAGCTCCGGCCAGGGCAAGGCGGGCATTGCGGTCATCCGTATATCCGGCCCGCGGGCAGGTGCGGTGCTGGAAGAGATGGCGGTTCGCCTTCCCCAGCCTCGCGTCGCCAGCGTGCGTAAACTCAAAGCCCGTGACGGCCAGGTGATCGATGAAGCCATGGTGCTGTGGTTTTCAGGGCCGGCTTCGGCCACTGGCGAGGACATGGCGGAGCTGCATGTTCACGGCGCGCCTGCCATCATCGAATTCATATTTTCTGAACTGTCGAATGTTTACGGCTTGCGGTTGGCTGACCGGGGCGAATTCTCGCGCCGCGCCTTTCACAACGACAAGCTGGACCTGGTGGAGATCGAAGGTCTGGCAGATCTTCTCGCTGCCACAGGTGAGGCCCAACGGCGGCTGGCGATGCGCCAGTTCCTCGGTGAGGCGAGCGGTGCCTATGAGGGCTGGCGGCGGCAGGTGATCGAAGCTTTGGCCCTGCATGAAGCGGCTATCGATTTCGTCGAAGAGGACGATGTGGCTGACCGGGCACGAGACTTGGCCCAGCCGGTCATCAAGCGGCTGGTGGCAGAGCTTGAAGCTGCCTTGAGTACATTTTCACAGAACGCGGCTTTGCGCAGCGGGTTGAAGGTGGTGATCGCCGGGGCTCCCAATGTGGGCAAGTCATCCTTTCTCAATGCTCTGGCGCGGCGCGAGGCGGCTATCGTCTCCGACATTGCCGGTACGACCCGGGATATTGTGGAAGCGCAAGTGATGTTCGAAGGGTTACCCTTGACTCTCACCGACACGGCAGGCTTTCGCAGCGCTACCGATGACATGATCGAGAAAATGGGGATTGAACGCGCGGCAGCTGCCGTAAGCGATGCCGACATTCTGATCTGGGTTTCTGCGACCGATATTACCGATAGTAGCGATTCACCTCGGACGCCTGATATCCGGATTCTCAACAAGGCCGACTTACCATCGATTCACACCCGGAATGATGCGGCCCTACCCGTATCTACCCGAACAGGCGCTGGTTTAGATGAGCTGCGCTTGGCTTTGTCATCCGAAATCAAAAAGCGTATGGCCAATGTGGAGCATGCAGTTGTGGTGCGTCAGCGCCATGCGGGCGCAGTTTCGGATTCGATTCGGCTCCTCAACAAAGTGCTGGACGAGCCTTCACGGCCACATGAATTGATTGCTGAGGATTTGCGCAAGGCAGCGCGTGCTTTGGGTTCAATCACCGGGCATGTTGATGTTGAAGATCTGCTCGGGAAGATCTTCTCCGAGTTCTGCATTGGTAAATGA
- the dnaQ gene encoding DNA polymerase III subunit epsilon gives MREIVFDTETTGFKPDEGHRIVEIGMVELVNRMPTGKHYHVYLNPERDMPKEAEAVHGLSSAFLKDKPLFASQAEALMEFIGDAVLIAHNATFDMTFINAELGYTDRLSIPPDRVIDTLLLARRSHPMGPNSLDALCKRYGVDNSRRTKHGALLDAELLADVYLEMTGGKQTSLGLAAAPKSTKLYVVGSVGAPSQRLRPLSARLTDDERGAHAEAVEALGPDALWNQ, from the coding sequence ATGCGTGAAATTGTTTTCGATACTGAAACCACCGGCTTCAAGCCTGACGAGGGCCACCGGATTGTCGAAATCGGCATGGTGGAACTAGTCAACCGCATGCCCACCGGCAAGCACTACCATGTCTATCTCAACCCGGAGCGTGACATGCCGAAAGAAGCCGAGGCCGTACACGGGCTTTCATCCGCCTTCCTGAAGGACAAGCCGCTCTTCGCTTCGCAGGCCGAAGCGCTGATGGAATTCATCGGCGATGCAGTGCTGATCGCCCACAATGCCACTTTCGACATGACCTTCATCAATGCCGAACTGGGCTATACCGACCGTCTCTCGATCCCGCCTGACCGGGTCATAGACACGCTGCTTCTGGCCCGCCGCAGCCACCCGATGGGGCCGAACAGTCTCGACGCACTTTGCAAGCGTTACGGTGTTGATAATTCCCGCCGCACCAAGCATGGCGCTTTGCTCGACGCCGAGCTGCTGGCCGACGTCTATCTGGAAATGACCGGCGGCAAACAGACCAGCCTTGGTCTCGCTGCAGCACCCAAATCCACCAAGCTTTACGTGGTGGGATCAGTCGGCGCCCCCAGCCAGCGGCTTCGACCGCTCAGCGCTCGCCTGACTGATGATGAACGCGGGGCTCATGCCGAAGCGGTCGAAGCACTAGGCCCCGACGCGCTCTGGAATCAATAA